In the genome of Pseudomonas sp. LBUM920, one region contains:
- a CDS encoding aspartate carbamoyltransferase catalytic subunit — MTPLDAKRPLQLNAQGQLQHFLSLDGLPRELLTEILDTADSFLEVGGRAVKKVPLLRGKTICNVFFENSTRTRTTFELAAQRLSADVITLNVSTSSASKGETLLDTLRNLEAMAADMFVVRHGDSGAAHFIAEHVCPNVAIINGGDGRHAHPTQGMLDMLTIRRHKGGFENLSVAIVGDILHSRVARSNMLALKALGCPDIRVIAPKTLLPIGIEQYGVKVYTDMTAGLKDVDVVIMLRLQRERMAGGLLPSEGEFYRLFGLTTARLAGAKPDAIVMHPGPINRGVEIESAVADGSQSVILNQVTYGIAVRMAVLSMAMSGQTAQRQFEQENAQ, encoded by the coding sequence ATGACGCCTCTAGATGCCAAGCGCCCGCTGCAGCTCAATGCTCAGGGCCAGTTGCAACACTTCTTGTCCCTCGACGGTTTGCCCCGCGAACTGCTGACTGAAATCCTCGACACCGCCGACTCGTTCCTCGAAGTCGGTGGCCGCGCGGTGAAGAAGGTCCCGCTGCTGCGCGGCAAGACCATCTGCAATGTGTTCTTCGAGAACTCCACCCGCACCCGCACCACCTTTGAACTGGCGGCCCAGCGACTGTCGGCCGACGTGATCACACTGAACGTGTCGACCTCGTCGGCGAGCAAGGGCGAGACCCTGCTCGATACCCTGCGCAACCTCGAAGCCATGGCCGCCGACATGTTCGTGGTGCGCCACGGCGACTCCGGCGCCGCACACTTCATCGCCGAGCATGTGTGCCCGAACGTGGCAATCATCAACGGCGGCGACGGCCGTCACGCGCACCCAACCCAAGGCATGCTCGACATGCTGACGATCCGTCGGCACAAGGGCGGTTTTGAAAACCTCTCGGTGGCCATCGTCGGCGACATCCTGCACTCGCGGGTCGCGCGCTCGAACATGCTGGCCCTCAAAGCCCTGGGTTGCCCGGACATCCGCGTGATCGCGCCGAAAACCCTGCTGCCGATCGGTATCGAGCAGTACGGCGTCAAGGTCTACACCGACATGACCGCAGGCCTCAAGGACGTAGACGTGGTGATCATGCTGCGCCTGCAACGCGAGCGCATGGCCGGTGGCCTGCTGCCGAGCGAAGGTGAGTTCTACCGCCTGTTCGGCCTGACCACCGCGCGGCTGGCCGGCGCCAAGCCGGATGCCATCGTGATGCACCCAGGGCCGATCAACCGTGGGGTTGAGATTGAGTCGGCGGTGGCCGACGGCAGCCAATCGGTGATCCTCAATCAAGTCACCTACGGCATCGCCGTGCGCATGGCGGTGTTGTCCATGGCCATGAGCGGGCAAACCGCGCAACGTCAATTCGAGCAGGAGAACGCCCAGTGA
- the pyrR gene encoding bifunctional pyr operon transcriptional regulator/uracil phosphoribosyltransferase PyrR, protein MSLPNPADLISQMAIRLKAHLQHRAISEPRFIGIRTGGVWVAQALLEELGSDSPLGTLDVSFYRDDFSQNGLHPQVRPSALPFEIEGQHLVLIDDVLMSGRTIRAAMNELFDYGRPASVTLVCLLDLDAGELPISPDVVGATLSLEAHQRVKLSGPTPLELELQDLAL, encoded by the coding sequence ATGAGCCTGCCCAATCCCGCCGACCTGATCAGCCAGATGGCGATTCGCCTCAAGGCGCACCTGCAACACCGTGCCATCAGCGAACCGCGCTTCATCGGCATTCGCACCGGTGGTGTGTGGGTGGCCCAAGCGTTGCTGGAGGAGCTGGGCAGCGATTCGCCGCTGGGCACGCTGGACGTGTCTTTCTACCGCGACGACTTCAGCCAGAATGGCCTGCACCCGCAGGTGCGCCCTTCAGCCCTGCCGTTCGAGATCGAAGGCCAGCACCTGGTGCTGATCGACGACGTACTGATGAGCGGCCGCACCATCCGCGCCGCCATGAACGAGTTGTTCGATTACGGCCGCCCGGCCAGCGTGACGCTGGTGTGCCTGCTCGACCTGGACGCTGGCGAATTGCCGATCAGCCCGGATGTGGTCGGTGCCACCCTGTCCCTGGAGGCCCACCAGCGGGTAAAATTGTCCGGTCCCACGCCGCTCGAACTCGAACTGCAAGACCTTGCCCTTTAA
- the ruvX gene encoding Holliday junction resolvase RuvX, which produces MALRLILGFDYGTKQIGVAVGQVITGQARELCTLKAQNGVPDWNQVEALIKEWKPDAVVVGLPLNMDGTPSDMCLRAEKFARRLNGRYNLPFYTHDERLTTFEAKGERRDRGGQKGSYRDNPVDAIAAALLLQGWLDENTALFES; this is translated from the coding sequence ATGGCCTTGCGCTTGATCCTCGGTTTTGACTACGGCACCAAACAGATCGGCGTAGCGGTCGGCCAGGTGATTACCGGCCAGGCCCGCGAGTTGTGCACCTTGAAGGCCCAGAACGGCGTGCCGGACTGGAACCAGGTCGAGGCCCTGATCAAGGAGTGGAAACCCGACGCCGTCGTGGTCGGCCTGCCCTTGAACATGGACGGCACCCCCAGCGACATGTGCCTGCGCGCCGAAAAGTTCGCCCGCCGCCTCAATGGCCGCTACAACCTGCCCTTCTATACCCACGACGAGCGCCTGACCACCTTTGAAGCCAAGGGTGAGCGCCGTGACCGTGGCGGGCAGAAAGGCAGCTACCGCGACAACCCGGTGGACGCCATCGCCGCCGCCCTGCTGTTGCAGGGTTGGCTGGATGAAAACACCGCTTTATTTGAATCCTGA
- a CDS encoding dihydroorotase: protein MKLSILGARVIDPASGLDQVTDLHLEAGKILAIGAAPAGFNASETIDAKGLVAAPGLVDLNVALREPGYSRKGTIASETRAAAAGGVTSLCCPPHTKPILDTSAVTELILDRAREAGNCKVFPIGALSKGLEGEQLAELIALRDAGCVAFGNGLESFRSTRTLCRALEYAATFDLTVIFHSQDRDLAEGGLAHEGAVASFLGLPGIPETAETVALARDLLLVEQSGVRAHFSQLTSARGVALIAQAQARGLPVTADVALYQLILTDEALIDFSSLYHVQPPLRTLADRDGLRAAVKSGVVSAISSHHQPHERDAKLAPFGATEPGISSVELLLPLAMTLVQDGLLDLPTLLARLSAGPAEALRLPAGKVAVGSAADLVLFDPTSSTVAGEHWLSKGENCPFIGHSLPATVRYTLVDGRISYQA from the coding sequence GTGAAGCTCAGCATTCTCGGCGCCCGAGTCATCGATCCGGCCAGCGGCCTGGATCAAGTTACCGATCTTCACCTGGAAGCCGGCAAGATCCTCGCCATTGGCGCTGCGCCTGCGGGATTCAACGCCAGCGAGACGATCGACGCCAAAGGCCTGGTGGCCGCGCCTGGTTTGGTCGACCTGAACGTCGCCCTGCGCGAACCGGGTTACAGCCGCAAAGGCACCATCGCCAGTGAAACCCGCGCCGCCGCTGCCGGTGGTGTCACCAGCCTGTGCTGCCCGCCGCACACCAAGCCAATCCTGGACACCTCGGCGGTGACCGAGCTGATCCTGGACCGCGCCCGCGAAGCCGGCAATTGCAAAGTGTTCCCCATTGGCGCGCTGAGCAAAGGCCTGGAAGGCGAACAACTCGCCGAGCTGATCGCCCTGCGCGACGCCGGTTGCGTGGCATTCGGCAACGGGCTGGAAAGTTTTCGCAGCACGCGCACGCTGTGCCGCGCCCTGGAATACGCGGCCACCTTCGACCTGACGGTGATCTTCCACTCCCAGGACCGCGACCTGGCCGAAGGCGGCCTGGCCCATGAAGGCGCCGTCGCCAGTTTCCTCGGCCTGCCGGGCATCCCGGAAACCGCTGAAACCGTGGCCCTGGCCCGTGATCTGCTGCTGGTGGAGCAAAGTGGCGTGCGTGCGCACTTCAGCCAGTTGACCAGCGCGCGCGGCGTGGCCCTGATCGCCCAGGCACAAGCGCGCGGCCTGCCGGTGACGGCGGACGTGGCGTTGTACCAGCTGATTTTGACCGATGAAGCGCTGATCGATTTCTCCAGCCTCTACCACGTGCAGCCGCCGCTGCGCACGCTGGCCGACCGCGACGGTTTGCGCGCGGCCGTGAAGTCGGGTGTGGTGTCGGCAATCTCCAGCCACCACCAACCCCACGAGCGTGATGCCAAGCTGGCGCCGTTTGGCGCGACCGAGCCGGGCATCAGCAGTGTCGAACTGCTGCTGCCGCTGGCGATGACCCTGGTGCAAGACGGTCTGCTCGACCTGCCAACGCTGTTGGCGCGCCTGAGTGCCGGCCCGGCTGAGGCCTTGCGGCTACCGGCGGGCAAGGTGGCGGTGGGTTCGGCGGCGGATCTGGTGCTGTTTGATCCGACCAGCTCCACGGTTGCCGGGGAACACTGGCTGTCCAAGGGCGAAAACTGCCCGTTCATCGGCCATAGCCTGCCGGCGACGGTGCGGTACACCTTGGTGGATGGGCGGATCAGCTACCAGGCCTGA
- a CDS encoding NINE protein encodes MNTYRQDVMQQDTHSKVIGYLLWIFGFTGAHRFYYGKPVTGTIWFFTFGLFGIGWLIDLFLIPAMDREADLRFTAGPIEYNVAWVLLAFLGVFGLHRMYQGKWITGLIYLLTGGLFLVGVLYDFWTLNTQVSIRNAERNNGR; translated from the coding sequence ATGAACACCTATCGACAGGATGTGATGCAGCAGGACACCCACAGCAAGGTGATCGGTTACCTGCTGTGGATTTTCGGTTTTACCGGGGCGCACCGCTTCTATTACGGCAAGCCGGTGACCGGGACGATCTGGTTTTTCACCTTTGGACTTTTCGGGATCGGCTGGCTGATCGACTTGTTCCTGATCCCCGCCATGGACCGTGAAGCAGACCTGCGTTTTACCGCCGGGCCGATCGAATACAACGTGGCCTGGGTACTGTTGGCGTTCCTGGGCGTGTTCGGGCTGCACCGCATGTATCAGGGCAAATGGATCACCGGCCTGATCTACCTGCTGACCGGCGGTTTGTTCCTGGTGGGCGTGCTGTATGACTTCTGGACGCTGAATACGCAGGTTTCGATCCGCAATGCCGAGCGCAACAACGGCCGATAA